From a region of the Daphnia pulicaria isolate SC F1-1A chromosome 1, SC_F0-13Bv2, whole genome shotgun sequence genome:
- the LOC124321254 gene encoding uncharacterized protein LOC124321254: protein MGDRRFLNWCVRTIRTLIKSPSKSELKLQGLPVQPTRKDGQPESMRFQRRIQSTMAAFIENGMDDEVAPLVVSRLEWCNQINRYLDMLKNTPESIESVANGIEVLMNYHQLHRSEAEQDLVDAIFSRALRNGNISHLYAKLLKRLRSGDQKGWTQNIVRLLFQLAVEEFNRPLDSDDENGKSRVEKFNNVKLMAAIFKREMPGVPDGWITDCAETLIYRLETGVTEESVKQLCLFLTTLLIAEPGENCDSITPTRQRQLLTCFEALERAAAPPKVPQQPDVKIQKSDATTQTLKPESDESDTDSETNGLEPAEIRTNSASASDNRMN, encoded by the exons ATGGGGGACCGAAGATTTCTTAA TTGGTGCGTTCGCACAATACGCACATTGATAAAATCTCCATCCAAATCGGAGCTGAAACTGCAAGGATTACCAGTACAACCGACCCGCAAAGATGGCCAACCCGAGTCGATGAGATTCCAACGTCGAATCCAATCCACAATGGCGGCGTTCATAGAAAACGGAATGGACGATGAAGTGGCACCTCTTGTCGTCTCTCGTTTGGAATGGTGCAACCAAATCAACCGCTACCTGGACATGTTGAAGAATACGCCAGAGTCAATCGAGAGTGTGGCGAATGGCATCGAGGTCCTGATGAATTACCACCAACTTCATCGATCGGAAGCGGAACAAGACCTCGTCGATGCCATTTTCAGCAGAGCTTTGAGAAACGGAAACATTTCTCACCTTTACGCCAAACTGTTGAAGCGACTTAGGAGCGGCGACCAGAAAGGCTGGACACAAAACATCGTCCGTCTCTTGTTCCAACTCGCCGTCGAGGAATTCAACCGGCCGCTTGACAGTGACGATGAAAATGGCAAGTCGAGAGtcgaaaaattcaacaacgTCAAACTGATGGCCGCCATTTTCAAGAGAGAAATGCCCGGAGTGCCGGACGGTTGGATCACAGACTGTGCCGAGACTTTAATCTACCGTCTCGAGACCGGAGTCACTGAAGAATCGGTTAAGCAACTCTGCCTCTTCCTGACGACGCTGCTCATCGCTGAACCCGGAGAAAATTGTGATTCGATTACCCCGACCCGACAGAGACAATTGCTGACCTGCTTCGAGGCTCTGGAACGAGCGGCAGCTCCACCCAAAGTCCCTCAACAACCGGACGTGAAAATACAGAAATCGGATGCAACGACACAGACGTTGAAACCTGA
- the LOC124321266 gene encoding uncharacterized protein LOC124321266: MTGTGTQTCSTSPVASPRPHRRHHHHHHHHNHHNHQCGSTSGSINKHGHCQHPQSDEDVDEAHLEPLAQLSAQQQQQQRKVRRGTSHGGWYNRHGKSQDSGRSSDSSTLSLSKRSDKLGSSAGSGPLGGSSLTSPLRGTPSSGRRPTLDPPPLEFGIGSTASTPLSSRKKGSGGSSGGGGVGGGGSGSGGGGMELSRQRSLDSETSPVSGLMGSAGLLMGSSSTSTTPTPVRSHKPNDLFYRDGSLSRSLSFMQQRRPQTARGQGPLFDLWSPQREHQLLSGANSESAPGVDSLCTPMINRKQRSFESGGSGGSTGKPARVYHHSQLDSPKLQHLSSSSSQQQQQQQPRQQRPLGSSASFRTSSSTGSGGRDHPRQYGGPGGSFGSDSSPSPKRESKEQRDSLGRVLRSTDSSPHSAGDSGLATTGSRASQDSRTKTSAGTKSSPSSSSPSAQLGASAMGNLSSSSQPSSASAMAADANGSAVEASGGPVYDPVPLYSNIDYNYYLDSKAQAHLLPLQQYILEQAKLSGYRFGDSSPIAEDGGGGVGGGGGGRTGADHFRSDDEEENDSLRHRLRVPTHLHPPEHDDSDDFADDEGMSNVEDSSSLEYLDESQYLEEDDHYTQFLLPPAPPHRQQSKTLLHHFGPGSGPNPSGYTVSADVIVEPEYTEADPGISGGTYRSLPDGPMASGSVVSPNSSALMHSGSTSSLRPRPKESMMIHPSSSLYSPVMDRAGPFAMEGFRQSVDSAIPAPSSKTSPLQRSSSTLGPNGKGPTTPTEGDIEKYAQSHLNIHKKGLFRKNLSIRDMLSWSKDPIRKPMLPLEDKTLKKEACDLFKLVQIYMGDRKCKPGMMCNSVALELCNHAWNKPALRDELYLHVCRQTTENPRKESLRRGWELMAVCLYFFPPSPKLEPYLDGYINRHRDPGLNFTEVAKWPIHVQVSHYATISCRRLMRIGAAGRRHERKPTLEEIEQARLQIFRPSMFGNTLEEIMMVQRDGFPHRKLPWIQTTLSEEILRLQGAQTEGIFRVPADVDEVNSLKNRMDQWELCPVSDAHVPASLLKLWYRELYESLIPDELYQDCVQYCADPERAVAIVHRLPEFHRLVLSYLIRFLQIFSQTEVSSVTKMDASNLAMVMAPNCLRCNASDPKVIFDNARKEMAFIRTLIQHLDTSFMEGVV; this comes from the exons ATGACCGGGACGGGGACTCAGACGTGCTCGACGTCACCTGTGGCCTCGCCACGCCCTCACCGGcgtcaccaccatcaccatcatcatcacaacCACCACAATCACCAGTGCGGAAGCACTTCGGGCAGCATCAACAAGCACGGCCACTGTCAGCATCCGCAGAGCGACGAGGATGTGGACGAGGCTCACCTGGAGCCGCTGGCCCAGCTctcggcccagcagcagcagcagcagaggaagGTCCGTCGAGGCACCAGTCACGGCGGATGGTACAACCGGCACGGCAAGTCTCAAGATTCCGGACGATCCAGCGATTCCAGCACTCTCTCGCTCAGCAAACGCTCCGACAAGCTGGGCAGCAGCGCCGGATCGGGTCCTCTGGGCGGATCGTCGCTGACTTCGCCGCTCCGCGGGACTCCGTCGAGTGGGCGGAGGCCGACCCTGGATCCTCCGCCCCTGGAGTTTGGCATCGGCAGCACGGCCAGCACTCCGCTTTCCAGCCGGAAGAAGGGCAGTGGCGGCAGCAGCGGTGGCGGAGGAGTTGGTGGCGGAGGAAGcggaagcggcggcggcggaatGGAATTGTCTCGCCAGCGCAGCCTGGACTCTGAAACGAGTCCCGTGTCGGGATTGATGGGCTCGGCCGGCTTATtgatgggcagcagcagcaccagcaccaccCCGACGCCCGTCCGCAGCCACAAACCCAACGACCTCTTTTATCGCGACGGATCTCTTTCCAGGAGTTTGAGCTTCATGCAACAACGACGACCTCAAACG gcTCGCGGCCAGGGTCCGCTGTTCGACTTGTGGTCGCCCCAGCGGGAGCACCAGCTCCTGTCGGGAGCCAACAGCGAGAGCGCTCCAGGAGTGGATAGTCTGTGCACGCCCATGATCAATCGCAAGCAGCGGTCGTTTGAATCGGGCGGCAGCGGAGGGTCCACGGGCAAACCGGCCCGGGTCTACCACCACTCGCAGCTGGACTCGCCGAAATTGCAGcacttgtcgtcgtcgtcgtcccagcagcagcagcagcagcagccgaggcAGCAGAGGCCACTGGGCTCGTCGGCTTCGTTCcggacgtcgtcgtcgaccgGAAGCGGCGGAAGGGATCATCCGCGCCAATATGGAGGCCCAGGCGGCAGCTTTGGGTCTGATTCCAGTCCTAGTCCAAAACGGGAGAGCAAGGAGCAGCGGGACTCGCTGGGCCGCGTCCTCCGATCCACCGACTCGTCACCTCACTCGGCCGGAGATTCCGGATTGGCAACGACGGGCAGTCGGGCCTCTCAGGACAGCCGGACCAAGACGAGCGCCGGCACCAAATCATCTCCTTCTTCCTCGTCTCCTTCGGCCCAGCTAGGAGCTTCGGCCATGGGCAATCTCTCCTCATCTTCCCAGCCGTCGAGCGCGTCCGCAATGGCGGCCGATGCCAACGGCAGCGCCGTGGAGGCGTCCGGCGGTCCCGTTTACGACCCGGTCCCGCTCTACTCGAACATAGATTACAATTATTACCTGGACTCGAAAGCCCAGGCCCATCTCTTGCCACTGCAGCAGTACATCCTGGAACAGGCCAAATTGTCCGGCTACCGATTCGGAGACTCGTCGCCCATCGCCGAGGACGGAGGCGGAGGAgtcggcggtggtggcggcgggcGAACCGGCGCCGATCACTTTCGATCCGACGACGAGGAAGAGAACGACTCACTTCGTCACCGCCTACGGGTTCCCACTCATCTCCATCCGCCGGAACACGACGACAGCGATGACTTTGCCGATGATGAAG GCATGTCGAACGTGGAGGATTCGTCGTCACTGGAATACCTGGACGAAAGCCAATACCTGGAAGAAGACGATCACTACACGCAGTTCCTCTTGCCACCGGCTCCGCCGCACCGCCAGCAGTCAAAGACTTTGCTGCATCACTTCGGCCCCGGGTCGGGGCCCAATCCCAGCGGCTACACAGTCAGTGCGGATGTGATTGTCGAGCCGGAGTACACGGAAGCCGATCCGGGCATTTCCGGCGGCACTTACCGCAGCCTCCCCGACGGTCCTATGGCTTCCGGCTCGGTTGTTTCTCCCAACTCGTCAGCCCTGATGCATTCGGGTTCCACGTCCTCACTCCGCCCTCGCCCCAAAGAATCCATGATGATCCATCCGTCGAGTTCGCTGTACTCGCCAGTCATGGACCGAGCCGGG CCGTTCGCCATGGAAGGATTCCGTCAGTCAGTGGATTCCGCCATTCCGGCACCTTCCAGCAAGACTAGTCCGTTGCAGCGATCTTCGTCAACG CTTGGGCCCAACGGCAAGGGTCCCACCACTCCGACCGAGGGCGACATTGAAAAGTACGCTCAGAGCCACCTCAACATCCACAAGAAGGGCCTGTTCCGCAAGAATTTGTCGATCCGGGACATGCTCAGCTGGTCCAAGGATCCCATCCGCAAGCCGATGCTCCCGCTGGAAGACAAGACCCTGAAGAAGGAGGCCTGCGATCTCTTCAAATTAGTGCAGATTTACATGGGCGATCGCAAGTGCAAGCCGGGCATGATGTGCAACTCTGTGGCCCTGGAACTGTGCAATCACGCCTGGAACAAGCCGGCCCTCCGTGACGAGCTCTATTTGCATGTCTGTCGTCAGACGACGGAGAATCCTCGCAA GGAGAGTCTCAGACGCGGTTGGGAGCTGATGGCCGTCTGCCTCTATTTCTTCCCACCTTCGCCCAAGCTGGAGCCTTATCTCGATGGCTACATCAACCGTCATCGCGATCCCGGTCTGAATTTCACCGAAGTCGCCAAATGGCCCATACAC gTGCAAGTGTCTCATTACGCCACGATTAGTTGTCGACGGCTGATGCGGATCGGTGCTGCCGGACGACGCCACGAGCGCAAACCCACTTTAGAAGAAATCGAGCAAGCCAGG ttgcaaattttccggcCCAGCATGTTTGGCAACACCCTGGAGGAGATAATGATGGTCCAGCGCGATGGCTTCCCTCATCGCAAACTGCCCTGGATCCAGACAACGTTATCAGAAGAGATCCTTCGACTCCAAGGCGCTCAAACCGAAGGCATTTTTAG AGTTCCTGCAGATGTAGACGAAGTCAATAGCTTAAAGAATCGAATGGACCAATGGGAATTGTGTCCCGTTAGCGACGCTCACGTCCCGGCCTCTTTGCTGAAACTTTGGTACCGCGAACTTTACGAGAGTCTCATCCCTGATGAACTGTATCAGGATTGTGTTCAATACTGTGCCGATCCCGAGCGAGCCGTCGCCATAGTTCACCGTCTGCCAGAATTTCACCGACTGGTTCTATCGTATCTCATCCGCTTCCTACAG ATCTTTTCGCAGACCGAAGTGTCTTCTGTGACCAAAATGGACGCCAGCAACTTGGCCATGGTGATGGCACCCAACTGCCTCCGCTGCAACGCCTCCGATCCTAAAGTCATCTTTGACAACGCCCGCAAAGAGATGGCGTTCATCCGGACGTTGATCCAGCACCTCGACACCTCTTTCATGGAGGGCGTCGTTTGA